In a single window of the Flavivirga spongiicola genome:
- a CDS encoding geranylgeranylglycerol-phosphate geranylgeranyltransferase, with protein sequence MLNRKQKHILLKFFSLFSVVRGYNILIIVIAQYLTSIYILAHNKPLNQVVFDLNLFMIVLASSVTIAGGYIINNFYDSEKDLINRPIKSRLDRLVSQNTKLSFYFVLNFLAVIMASYVSFKAVVFFSIYIFGIWFYSHKLKKLPFIGNLTSAILTITPFFAIFMYYKNFETVIFVHAMFLFLVISIRELTKDLENIKGDLVQNYKTIPITYGEKASKYMLTFLSGLTLIPTYLLLFKYEVGHMYLYFYLSTLLLLGFLVLLWKSKTKTHYLILHNTLKFIIVLGVFSILLIDITVVLNRI encoded by the coding sequence ATGTTAAACAGAAAACAAAAACATATTTTACTCAAGTTTTTTAGTTTATTTTCTGTTGTAAGAGGTTATAATATTTTAATCATTGTTATTGCGCAATATTTAACATCCATCTATATTTTAGCACATAACAAACCGCTGAATCAAGTCGTTTTCGATCTTAATTTATTTATGATTGTTTTAGCTTCATCTGTAACAATAGCGGGAGGATATATTATAAATAATTTTTATGATTCAGAGAAAGATTTAATCAATAGGCCCATTAAATCCAGATTAGATAGATTAGTAAGTCAAAATACTAAGCTCTCATTTTATTTTGTTTTGAATTTTTTAGCGGTTATTATGGCTAGCTATGTTTCCTTTAAAGCTGTTGTATTTTTTTCTATTTACATTTTTGGTATCTGGTTTTATTCCCATAAGCTAAAGAAGCTTCCATTTATTGGAAATCTAACCTCAGCTATTTTAACCATTACGCCATTTTTTGCCATTTTTATGTATTATAAAAATTTCGAAACGGTCATTTTTGTGCATGCGATGTTTTTGTTTCTAGTTATTTCTATACGAGAACTCACTAAAGATCTGGAAAATATAAAAGGAGATTTGGTTCAGAATTATAAAACCATTCCAATTACATATGGTGAAAAAGCTTCTAAGTACATGTTAACTTTTTTGTCTGGTTTAACCTTAATTCCAACTTATTTGTTATTGTTTAAATATGAAGTAGGGCATATGTATTTATATTTTTATTTAAGTACATTATTATTACTCGGATTCCTGGTATTGCTTTGGAAATCTAAAACGAAAACACATTACCTTATTCTTCATAATACGTTAAAATTCATCATTGTATTAGGTGTTTTTAGTATTTTGCTGATTGATATTACTGTCGTTTTAAATAGAATTTAA
- a CDS encoding glycosyltransferase family 2 protein, with protein MIHIKVIIPAYNEAESIANVIKDIPTSVDEVIVVSNNSTDDTEVNAKKAGATVLTETNKGYGYACLKGMDYIANQKKKPDIIVFLDGDYSDYPEELTKIVDPIVNDNIDFVIGARIKRLREQGSMTVPQIFGNWLATTLMTLFFRAKFTDLGPFRAIKYEKLLALNMEDKTYGWTVEMQLKALKQKFTYTEIPVNYRNRIGVSKVSGTVKGAIFAGIKILGWIFKYSIKK; from the coding sequence ATGATTCATATAAAAGTTATTATACCTGCTTATAATGAAGCAGAATCAATTGCCAATGTTATTAAGGATATTCCAACTAGTGTTGATGAAGTTATCGTAGTGAGTAATAACTCTACTGATGATACCGAAGTTAATGCAAAAAAAGCGGGTGCAACCGTTTTAACTGAGACCAATAAAGGTTACGGCTATGCTTGTTTAAAGGGCATGGATTATATCGCAAATCAAAAAAAGAAACCGGACATTATTGTATTTTTAGATGGTGATTATAGCGATTACCCTGAAGAATTAACCAAAATTGTCGACCCCATCGTAAATGATAATATAGATTTTGTAATAGGTGCACGAATAAAGCGACTTAGAGAACAGGGTTCTATGACAGTACCTCAAATTTTCGGGAATTGGCTGGCAACTACTTTAATGACATTATTTTTTCGTGCAAAATTCACAGATTTAGGTCCTTTTAGAGCCATTAAATATGAAAAACTATTAGCACTTAATATGGAAGACAAAACCTATGGCTGGACAGTAGAAATGCAATTAAAAGCACTAAAGCAAAAATTCACATATACCGAAATACCAGTTAATTACAGAAACAGAATAGGGGTTTCAAAAGTTTCAGGTACGGTAAAAGGTGCTATATTTGCAGGCATAAAAATTTTAGGTTGGATTTTTAAATACAGTATTAAAAAATGA
- a CDS encoding NAD(P)/FAD-dependent oxidoreductase — MEHIVIIGNGISGVTAARHIRKLSDKQITIVSAEADYFFSRTALMYVYMGHMKFEHTQPYEDWFWEKNRINLKKGYVKHIETKSNTLHFSEGDSLQYDKLIIATGSKPNKFGWPGQDLDGVMGMYHKQDLENLEKYAPNNKVCKRAVIVGGGLIGIELAEMLNSRNIPVTFLVREDSFWNGVLPEGESAMINRHIKNHHIDLRLSNNLKEIISDENGKVKSIIIQETGEEIACDVVGLTAGVSPNIDFIKDSEIETGRGVKVNRFLETNIQDVYAVGDCAEQNEGINGRRPIEAVWYTGRMMGETVAQTICGNRIQYNPGHWYNSAKFLDIEYQTYGWVFAKPRENESHFHWKHTDDTKCITVCYDTNTNAFLGINTFGIRMRHDIFDTWLTEKRNVDYVMEHLAEANFDPEFYKTYESDIYSAFKNELQTV; from the coding sequence ATGGAACACATTGTTATTATAGGAAACGGGATTTCGGGCGTTACTGCTGCGAGACATATCCGTAAATTATCGGACAAACAAATTACCATTGTATCGGCAGAAGCAGATTATTTCTTTTCGCGCACAGCACTCATGTACGTATACATGGGGCATATGAAATTTGAACACACACAGCCTTACGAAGATTGGTTCTGGGAAAAGAATAGAATTAATCTTAAAAAAGGGTATGTTAAACATATTGAAACTAAAAGTAATACACTTCATTTTTCAGAAGGTGATTCTTTACAATATGACAAGCTCATTATTGCAACGGGTAGCAAACCTAATAAGTTTGGATGGCCAGGACAAGATTTAGATGGCGTCATGGGGATGTATCATAAACAAGATTTAGAAAATCTTGAAAAATATGCCCCCAATAATAAGGTTTGTAAAAGAGCAGTCATAGTTGGAGGTGGTCTTATTGGTATTGAATTAGCAGAAATGCTTAATAGTCGAAATATACCTGTTACTTTTTTAGTTAGAGAAGATAGTTTCTGGAATGGTGTTTTACCGGAAGGAGAATCTGCTATGATTAACAGACATATAAAAAATCACCATATAGATTTAAGGTTAAGCAACAATTTAAAAGAGATCATTTCTGATGAAAATGGCAAAGTTAAATCTATAATCATACAAGAAACTGGTGAGGAAATTGCTTGTGATGTTGTCGGTCTCACCGCTGGGGTATCTCCTAATATTGATTTCATAAAAGATTCGGAAATTGAAACTGGACGCGGTGTAAAAGTAAATAGGTTTTTAGAAACCAATATCCAAGATGTATATGCTGTTGGTGATTGTGCTGAACAAAATGAAGGTATTAATGGTCGTCGCCCTATCGAAGCCGTCTGGTATACAGGTCGTATGATGGGTGAAACTGTCGCACAAACCATTTGTGGTAATCGTATTCAATACAATCCTGGACATTGGTATAACTCTGCTAAGTTTTTAGACATCGAATATCAAACTTACGGATGGGTATTTGCAAAGCCCAGAGAAAATGAATCTCATTTCCATTGGAAACACACAGACGATACCAAATGTATAACTGTATGTTATGATACAAATACCAATGCCTTTTTAGGCATAAACACCTTCGGTATTAGAATGCGACATGACATATTTGATACATGGCTTACAGAAAAAAGAAATGTTGATTATGTTATGGAACATTTAGCAGAGGCCAACTTTGATCCAGAGTTCTATAAAACTTACGAATCTGATATTTATTCTGCATTTAAAAATGAATTACAAACCGTATAA
- a CDS encoding 4Fe-4S binding protein — translation MSNKLNHSMSLAKPDAVDISNKQKIALAIGILGLFILTLALFNTDFPNKALFLTISLSLISVGTIIYSRDAYLTKLEGIKNDGVWFKSISSRGVWGWILGVILTAFYIVLYFYPQYLGLGKDGASNTGLISFFDPLSNLLSGRNASQWFVYGTLYTVAIMAFGYKFMLKYRHNRYQQLRTASVMFFQLGFAFLIPEFMYVMNSDLPYYDLKSVWPLNYYIFDEWSVKAFLSNGNIGLGLILFGIVSIFVITPILTYKYGKRWYCSWVCGCGGLAETAGDSFRQLSSKKMSAWKLERWLIHTVLVFSVVMTVAMVYTYLGYDHNTFWLTKGVFISLVIGFLTLVFAGVMYFKRHEFGKDARYGAIGYFVVIALLVTMHFTGTSENVFFIKGSALRSAYGIYIGSIFSGVIGTGFYPILGNRSWCRFGCPMAAILGFQQRLFSKFRITTNGGQCISCGNCSNSCEMGIDVRAYAQKGENIVRSSCVGCGICSAVCPRGVLKLENDSMKGRINPTEILLGNDVDLMDLVNKK, via the coding sequence ATGAGCAATAAATTAAATCATAGCATGTCTTTAGCAAAACCAGATGCTGTAGACATTTCAAACAAGCAAAAAATAGCTTTAGCAATTGGTATTTTAGGGTTATTCATATTAACACTTGCTTTATTTAACACCGATTTCCCTAATAAGGCATTATTCTTAACGATATCATTAAGCTTAATTTCTGTTGGTACTATAATATATTCAAGAGATGCTTATTTAACCAAATTAGAAGGTATAAAAAACGATGGCGTTTGGTTTAAATCCATATCGTCTCGAGGTGTTTGGGGTTGGATTTTAGGGGTTATTTTAACAGCATTCTACATTGTATTATATTTTTATCCGCAATATTTAGGATTAGGTAAAGACGGTGCTTCAAATACAGGCTTAATTTCATTTTTTGATCCTTTAAGCAACTTATTAAGTGGAAGAAATGCCAGTCAATGGTTTGTTTACGGCACCTTATATACTGTAGCTATTATGGCTTTTGGGTATAAATTCATGCTTAAATATAGGCATAACAGGTATCAACAATTGCGAACTGCTTCTGTCATGTTTTTTCAATTAGGCTTTGCCTTTTTGATTCCAGAATTTATGTATGTCATGAATTCTGATCTTCCTTATTATGATTTAAAAAGTGTATGGCCACTTAACTATTATATTTTTGATGAGTGGTCTGTGAAAGCTTTTCTTTCTAATGGCAATATTGGATTAGGGTTAATATTATTTGGCATCGTTTCTATTTTTGTTATCACACCTATATTGACTTATAAATATGGGAAACGTTGGTATTGCTCCTGGGTTTGTGGCTGTGGAGGATTAGCCGAAACTGCTGGAGATTCTTTTAGGCAATTATCTTCTAAAAAAATGTCTGCCTGGAAATTAGAACGTTGGTTAATTCATACAGTACTTGTATTTTCTGTAGTTATGACCGTAGCTATGGTATATACCTATTTAGGTTATGATCATAATACCTTTTGGCTAACTAAAGGGGTATTCATTAGTTTAGTCATTGGGTTCTTAACTTTAGTTTTTGCTGGCGTTATGTATTTTAAACGTCATGAATTTGGTAAAGATGCCAGATATGGAGCCATCGGTTACTTTGTAGTTATTGCTTTATTGGTAACTATGCACTTCACTGGCACAAGTGAAAATGTCTTTTTTATAAAAGGAAGTGCTTTACGTTCTGCTTATGGCATCTATATAGGTTCAATATTCTCAGGGGTAATTGGTACGGGGTTCTATCCTATTTTAGGAAACAGATCCTGGTGTCGTTTTGGTTGCCCAATGGCTGCAATTTTAGGATTCCAACAACGTTTATTTTCTAAATTTAGAATTACAACTAATGGTGGGCAATGTATTTCATGCGGTAACTGTTCTAATAGTTGTGAAATGGGAATTGATGTTCGTGCCTATGCTCAAAAAGGTGAAAATATAGTACGCTCTAGCTGTGTAGGTTGTGGTATTTGTAGTGCTGTATGTCCAAGAGGTGTTTTAAAATTAGAAAATGATAGCATGAAAGGGCGTATTAACCCAACAGAAATATTATTAGGAAACGATGTAGATTTAATGGATTTAGTTAATAAGAAATAA
- a CDS encoding toxin-antitoxin system YwqK family antitoxin, protein MKNSKLKLKQKDKLKLCCHDDLSLPIVFRRVEAYFFVNAFSKNYTLLTLYMIFFFTLSVCAQELYKKTYYDNGNIKSEGWISNNKKIKYWTFYYSNGRVKKEGHFQQDKPIKYWYFYVENGKKKSEGHFINGKKNNWWLFYDTMEKINHKCQLKDNQKNGYCLMYKNEKLVSARKYKAGKKIKEWTDYRSFRKENKLSDLQ, encoded by the coding sequence ATGAAAAATAGCAAATTGAAATTGAAACAAAAAGACAAATTGAAACTATGCTGTCATGATGATCTTAGCCTTCCCATAGTTTTCAGAAGAGTAGAAGCATATTTTTTTGTTAATGCTTTTTCAAAAAACTATACACTTCTTACTTTGTATATGATTTTCTTTTTCACTTTATCAGTTTGTGCCCAAGAATTATATAAAAAAACATATTACGATAACGGGAATATTAAATCTGAAGGATGGATAAGTAATAATAAGAAAATAAAATATTGGACGTTTTATTATTCAAATGGACGTGTTAAAAAAGAAGGCCATTTTCAGCAAGATAAACCTATAAAATATTGGTATTTTTACGTCGAAAACGGCAAAAAAAAGTCAGAAGGTCATTTTATCAATGGTAAAAAAAATAATTGGTGGTTGTTCTATGATACTATGGAAAAAATTAATCATAAGTGCCAATTAAAGGACAATCAGAAAAATGGTTATTGTTTGATGTATAAAAACGAAAAGCTGGTTTCTGCTAGAAAATATAAAGCTGGTAAAAAAATTAAGGAGTGGACGGATTACAGGTCCTTCAGGAAAGAAAATAAACTATCTGATCTTCAATGA
- a CDS encoding mannosyltransferase has product MLLSSAFFKLNRAPLLLGVSCLLFYITFAYNLIRTDYTKLIMLYAALFFLFYKLVQILKHNISLLTWIAFGFRAVFILAIPNLSQDFYRFIWDGQMTLIGFNPYLTTPDYQMSLGILSGFPNQIELYEGMGPLNSSHFTNYPPINQFCFVLANLFPGQSILSSVIGLRLLIITADFGTLYFGKKLLKKLHIPAHNIFWYILNPFIIIELTGNLHFEGVMIFFLIWSLYLLYSDKWQWAAVVLALSISVKLIPLIFLPLFFKWFTSTPISSEILDDKKDSSLWLRMTKLISFYTIVVITTLLLFAPFYSPEFINNYAQTVGLWFQNFEFNASIYYIAREVGYLFRGYNEIAIIGKITPIIVVLFVLIMTFFRKNKTTIELITAMLLVLSFYYFTTTTVHPWYVATLLILSIFTKYKFPLVWSCVIILSYLAYINLNKADKSENLWVIGLEYVIVYGVFIWEVFIKKSHSPISSKRWIL; this is encoded by the coding sequence ATGCTTTTAAGCTCAGCTTTTTTTAAACTAAATAGGGCACCATTATTACTAGGTGTGTCATGTTTGTTATTTTATATAACCTTTGCCTACAATTTAATTAGAACAGACTATACAAAGCTTATTATGCTATATGCTGCTTTGTTCTTTCTATTCTACAAATTGGTTCAAATTCTAAAACATAATATCTCACTTTTAACATGGATTGCTTTTGGGTTTCGAGCGGTATTTATATTAGCCATACCTAACTTATCACAAGATTTTTATCGCTTTATTTGGGATGGACAAATGACATTAATAGGATTTAATCCTTATCTAACTACTCCTGATTATCAAATGAGTCTAGGAATTCTATCAGGTTTTCCGAATCAAATTGAATTATATGAAGGTATGGGGCCTCTAAATTCTAGTCACTTCACCAACTATCCGCCAATAAATCAATTCTGTTTTGTGCTTGCTAATCTTTTTCCAGGACAAAGTATACTTAGTTCTGTCATTGGGTTGCGTTTGCTTATTATTACTGCCGATTTTGGTACGCTCTATTTTGGTAAAAAACTACTTAAAAAACTCCATATTCCTGCTCATAATATCTTTTGGTATATTTTAAATCCATTTATAATTATTGAACTTACAGGAAACTTACACTTTGAAGGGGTTATGATATTTTTCCTTATCTGGAGCTTGTATTTATTATACTCTGATAAATGGCAATGGGCTGCGGTCGTTTTAGCATTATCGATTTCTGTTAAATTAATTCCGCTAATATTTTTGCCTTTGTTTTTTAAGTGGTTCACATCGACTCCAATAAGTTCTGAAATTCTAGACGACAAAAAAGATTCTTCGTTATGGCTCAGAATGACAAAATTGATATCATTTTACACCATTGTTGTAATTACAACGCTATTATTATTTGCACCTTTTTACTCACCAGAATTTATAAATAACTATGCGCAAACGGTCGGCCTATGGTTTCAAAATTTTGAATTTAATGCTAGTATTTATTACATAGCCAGAGAAGTCGGGTATTTATTTAGAGGCTATAACGAAATTGCCATTATTGGTAAGATAACACCCATTATTGTAGTATTGTTCGTTTTAATAATGACCTTTTTCAGGAAAAACAAAACAACTATTGAACTTATAACTGCTATGTTATTGGTATTATCTTTTTACTACTTTACCACCACCACTGTCCATCCCTGGTACGTAGCAACCCTTTTAATACTATCAATATTTACCAAATATAAATTCCCATTGGTTTGGAGTTGTGTTATTATATTAAGTTACTTAGCCTATATAAACCTTAATAAAGCAGACAAATCTGAAAACCTGTGGGTTATTGGTTTAGAATACGTTATTGTTTATGGAGTCTTTATTTGGGAAGTCTTCATAAAAAAGAGTCATTCCCCAATTAGTTCTAAACGCTGGATTCTATAA
- a CDS encoding carbon-nitrogen hydrolase family protein, whose protein sequence is MEENILKVALAQISPVWLNKKGTLKKVEQSIIDAAKEGVELIVFGEGLVPGYPFWLALTGGAEWDKAVNKELHAHYVFHAICIEKGDLDSICELSKKHKIAVYLGIIERPLDRGGHSIYASLVYINLEGSIQSVHRKLQPTYDERLTWSPGDGHGLQVHPLKQFTVGGLNCWENWMPLPRAALYGLGEDLHIAVWPGGDHNTKDITRFIARESRSFVISVSSLMTKEDFPKDTPHLNQILEKAPDVLANGGSCIAGPDGEWVVEPVLHKEGLIIQTIDFNRVLEERQNFDPVGHYSRPDVTKLTINRERQSTVVFKGDSKE, encoded by the coding sequence ATGGAGGAAAATATACTTAAAGTAGCACTTGCGCAAATTTCACCAGTTTGGTTAAATAAAAAAGGCACTCTAAAAAAAGTGGAGCAATCAATTATAGATGCAGCCAAAGAAGGCGTAGAGTTGATTGTTTTTGGCGAGGGCTTAGTACCAGGTTATCCATTTTGGCTAGCGTTGACGGGAGGTGCAGAATGGGATAAAGCAGTAAATAAAGAATTACATGCACATTATGTATTTCATGCTATTTGTATAGAAAAGGGAGATTTAGATTCTATTTGTGAGCTATCAAAAAAACATAAAATAGCTGTTTATTTAGGTATTATAGAACGTCCGTTGGATAGAGGAGGACATAGTATTTATGCCTCTTTAGTATATATTAATTTAGAAGGAAGTATTCAATCGGTACATAGAAAGTTACAACCAACTTATGATGAGCGTTTAACATGGTCTCCTGGAGACGGTCATGGTTTGCAAGTACATCCATTAAAACAATTTACGGTTGGTGGATTAAATTGTTGGGAAAATTGGATGCCGTTACCAAGAGCTGCTTTGTATGGCTTGGGTGAAGATTTGCATATTGCTGTATGGCCAGGGGGTGATCATAATACAAAAGATATCACGCGTTTTATAGCCCGAGAATCACGTTCGTTTGTAATATCGGTATCTAGTTTAATGACTAAAGAAGATTTTCCAAAAGACACACCACATTTAAATCAGATATTAGAAAAGGCTCCAGATGTTTTAGCTAATGGAGGAAGTTGTATCGCAGGACCAGATGGTGAATGGGTTGTTGAACCTGTTTTGCATAAAGAAGGTTTGATTATACAAACAATCGATTTTAATCGTGTGTTGGAAGAACGTCAAAATTTTGACCCTGTAGGACATTATTCAAGACCAGATGTAACGAAGTTGACTATAAATAGAGAACGGCAGTCAACGGTTGTATTTAAAGGAGATTCTAAAGAATAG
- a CDS encoding cellulose synthase family protein — translation MIPQTIIIVIYTIALLLIFLYALAQLNLLFNYLSAQKKCDDCSKFDLKNPDEIPYITIQLPVYNEMYVMERLLDNIAEIDYPKNKLEIQVLDDSTDETIETTRQQIETLKATGLDIKHITRTDRSGFKAGALKEGLEVAKGEFVAIFDSDFLPKKDWLKRTVPYFKDKSIGVVQTRWGHINRNYSILTKIQAFALDAHFTLEQVGRNSKGHFINFNGTAGVWRKACIIDAGNWEGDTLTEDLDLSYRAQLKNWKFKYLEDVETPAELPVVISAARSQQFRWNKGGAENFRKMMWKVLKNQNISAKTKVHGLLHLLNSTMFLNILIVAVLSIPMLYIKNEYAHLKPYFYVMSFFVLSTIIFFVCYWIMYKKIYGGGIKNFISYIGMFFVFFSIAMGFSLHNSIAVLEGHLGKKSEFIRTPKFNINTLKDSWKNNKYIKKTVSAHVIFEGLLMAYFGFGMYSAFIVGDQGGDFGLFPFHLMLFLGFGYVFIKSLTSKV, via the coding sequence ATGATTCCTCAAACTATTATAATAGTCATATATACCATTGCTCTTTTGCTTATATTTTTATATGCATTGGCACAATTAAATCTACTTTTTAATTATCTAAGTGCTCAAAAAAAATGTGATGATTGCTCAAAATTCGATCTTAAAAATCCGGACGAAATTCCGTATATAACGATACAACTACCTGTCTATAACGAAATGTATGTTATGGAACGTCTCCTAGACAACATTGCAGAAATAGATTACCCTAAAAACAAGTTAGAAATACAGGTTTTAGACGATTCTACCGATGAAACTATAGAAACCACACGCCAACAAATAGAAACCTTAAAGGCTACAGGATTAGATATTAAACACATCACCAGAACCGATCGTAGTGGTTTTAAAGCAGGTGCACTTAAAGAAGGGCTGGAAGTTGCCAAAGGCGAGTTTGTTGCCATTTTCGATTCTGATTTTCTTCCTAAAAAAGACTGGTTAAAACGTACAGTTCCCTATTTTAAAGACAAAAGTATTGGCGTAGTACAAACCCGTTGGGGGCATATTAACCGTAACTATTCCATTCTTACAAAAATTCAAGCCTTTGCTTTAGATGCCCATTTTACGCTAGAGCAAGTCGGTAGAAACAGTAAAGGGCATTTTATTAATTTTAATGGCACCGCTGGGGTATGGCGTAAAGCGTGTATTATAGATGCAGGTAATTGGGAAGGAGATACCCTAACCGAAGACCTTGATTTAAGCTACCGCGCTCAATTAAAAAATTGGAAATTCAAATACCTTGAAGATGTAGAAACACCTGCCGAGCTTCCAGTAGTTATAAGTGCAGCACGCTCACAACAATTCAGATGGAACAAAGGCGGTGCAGAAAATTTCAGAAAAATGATGTGGAAGGTGCTAAAAAACCAGAACATATCGGCTAAAACGAAAGTGCACGGGCTATTACACTTACTTAACAGTACCATGTTCTTAAACATCCTAATAGTCGCTGTACTAAGTATTCCCATGCTATATATAAAAAACGAATACGCCCATTTAAAACCCTATTTTTATGTGATGAGCTTTTTTGTACTAAGTACTATTATCTTTTTTGTTTGTTACTGGATTATGTATAAAAAAATCTATGGAGGTGGTATAAAAAACTTTATAAGCTATATAGGCATGTTCTTTGTGTTTTTCTCAATAGCTATGGGCTTTTCATTGCACAATTCTATTGCTGTTTTAGAAGGGCATTTGGGTAAAAAGAGTGAATTTATAAGAACACCGAAGTTTAACATCAACACATTAAAAGACAGTTGGAAAAACAACAAATACATTAAAAAAACAGTATCGGCACACGTTATTTTCGAAGGGTTACTTATGGCCTACTTCGGTTTTGGTATGTACAGTGCCTTTATTGTGGGTGATCAAGGTGGTGATTTTGGGCTCTTCCCCTTTCATCTTATGCTATTTTTAGGTTTTGGCTATGTATTTATTAAGTCTTTGACTTCTAAGGTGTAG
- a CDS encoding pseudouridine synthase has protein sequence MNKQQGGQRKGKTSVESSKKDFKKSFAKGNTPFRKNEAQQNKKPSNPNEIRLNKYVANSGMCSRREADVHIATGLVSVNGKVITEMGYKVKIGDEVRYDGARINPEKKAYVLLNKPKGFATTTSEGKGRTVMDLVANATSSRIKPIGRLGRNSKGLLLFTNDDTVVDKFTNSKNGVPRLFHIELNKNLKLEDLKKIQTGFKVEGKLITVEAISYIDGASKKEIGLKVKNTGNTIIRTIFNYLKYEIENLDCVAIGHLTKKDIPRGSWKHLTEQELNTLQML, from the coding sequence ATGAATAAGCAACAAGGTGGGCAAAGAAAAGGAAAGACTTCAGTAGAAAGTTCTAAAAAAGACTTCAAGAAAAGTTTTGCGAAAGGAAATACGCCTTTTAGGAAGAACGAGGCTCAGCAAAATAAAAAACCATCTAATCCTAACGAGATTAGATTGAACAAGTATGTGGCTAATTCTGGAATGTGTTCTCGTAGAGAGGCTGATGTTCATATTGCTACTGGCTTAGTTTCTGTAAATGGGAAAGTGATTACAGAAATGGGTTACAAAGTTAAAATAGGTGATGAGGTTCGTTATGATGGTGCTCGTATTAACCCAGAAAAAAAGGCCTACGTATTGCTTAATAAACCAAAAGGTTTTGCTACTACAACTAGTGAAGGGAAAGGTAGAACAGTTATGGACTTAGTTGCCAATGCAACAAGTTCCAGAATAAAACCAATTGGCCGTTTAGGTAGAAACTCTAAAGGCTTATTACTATTCACCAATGATGACACTGTTGTAGACAAGTTTACAAACTCTAAAAATGGTGTGCCTCGTTTATTTCATATAGAATTAAATAAAAACTTAAAGCTAGAAGATTTAAAAAAAATCCAAACTGGCTTTAAAGTAGAAGGAAAATTAATTACTGTTGAAGCGATTAGTTATATTGATGGCGCTTCAAAAAAAGAAATAGGCCTTAAAGTTAAAAATACAGGAAACACAATCATCCGCACCATATTCAATTATTTAAAGTATGAGATTGAAAATTTAGATTGTGTTGCCATTGGTCATCTTACCAAAAAAGACATCCCTCGTGGCTCATGGAAGCATCTTACAGAGCAAGAATTAAATACTTTACAGATGCTTTAG
- a CDS encoding GIY-YIG nuclease family protein, whose protein sequence is MKSYYVYIVLCSDNTYYTGMTNNLERRIDQHKSGYRKDSYTYSRRPIELKWYLQCTNPTEAIKIEKQIKGWSQRKKEALINENWKDLIEFSKNYTEYEHPDNRK, encoded by the coding sequence ATGAAATCTTATTACGTATACATAGTATTATGCTCAGACAACACCTATTACACTGGTATGACTAACAATTTAGAAAGAAGAATTGATCAACATAAATCTGGTTATAGAAAAGATAGTTATACGTATTCAAGACGACCAATCGAACTTAAATGGTATTTACAGTGTACTAATCCAACAGAAGCTATCAAAATTGAAAAACAAATTAAGGGATGGTCTCAACGAAAAAAAGAAGCATTAATTAACGAAAATTGGAAAGATTTAATTGAATTCTCAAAAAATTATACTGAATATGAACATCCCGATAACCGAAAATAG